A region of the Amycolatopsis sp. cg13 genome:
TGTCGTTGTCCTCGCTAGTCCTGGCAGCTATGACAGCGCCGTCCTCGATAGCGGCTACGGCTTCAAAGATCCACAGGTGGTGCTGGAGCATCACTTCCGGTGCACCGAAAGCTGGCCGAAGGGGCACCGGCGTCATCGCCCGGATCGGCAGGGCTGGGAAGAGACCAGAGGACCCTGGCATACAGCGACGCGCAGGGCAATGGCGATGATCACAGAGGCAGCCTAAGTTCTAACCGTAAGCTTGCTGAATCCGCGTGTTTGCCGGGCGGATGTCCGGAAATTCCATGGCCCACTCTGGACTGTCGCTGCACAGAGTTCGTGCTGGCCAGGGCATTCGGGCGGATGAGCACCACGTCGGCCTCGAGAGCGTCAGCTAGCAGGTTGTGCCGTGCCTTCCTCAGTCTTTCGGTCGCACATCGTAATTCGGTCGCAGGGGTGGCCCCGCCAGCCGATGGCTATTTGACCGCTCGTAAGCAAATCCGTCAGCCGGACAACGGACAGCGACTAAGTCCGGTCACAACGTGAGTTGGTGTCACCAACTGATGACAGGCAGCCTTCCTCGTGTGGTGCCTCGTGAGTTTCGGGTGCAGTTGCCGCCTGACGTGCTGCCGGGTCGGTATGCCGCGATAGTGCAGGCTGTCGTCGGTGTGCTCGCTGCTGCGGATGTGCTTTCGGGAGCGTCAATTGCGGTGGACGATCTGGCTCGGGATGAGGATTTGAACGACGCGTTCGACAAGTTCAGCGCTCTGTATCCATGGAGCCAGTGCTGAGAGCGAATGGGGCGGCCGCGGGTGTCTGTGGCGGGATCGCTGTCTGTCCTGGCAGTCGCACCGGCCTGCACTTACGGAGACTGCTGTGCATCGACGGCGTCAGGCGAGTCCGTTGAGGGTGAGATTGAGCGCGTCGACGAGGTTGGTGCGGTTGCCGCTGCAGACGGTGGCTTCCAGCCCGCCGTACGGGGTGTCGTTGGTGAAGGCGAGCACGCGGCCTGCGCGGGTGAGGTCGTAGACGGTCAGCGCTGTGCTGTGGATCCGGTCGGCGCCGTGTCCGACCGCGGCGTGGAGCTTGTGCACGGCGGTGCGTTCGCTTCGCAGGAGGTGGCGCATGTTGTCGGCGTGGCCGGACATTTCCGAGAGCGGGTCGACGTCGGTGTCGTCGAGGTAGGTCGTGGGGATTCGCAGGGTTGCTGTCCGGGCTGGTGGGTGTTCCGGCAGGGCCTCGACTAGTGCGGTGGCGAGGTTGCGGGGCGGGATCGGGTCGAGCTGGATCGACTGGTGGTCGGTGATCAGCCGGACGGCGTCGCGTCCGGCCGCGGCGACGAAGAACGCGCCGTCGTCGTGCGGGCGGTGGGTGAACGCGGTCCAGGAGTAGCACTCGCGGGCGGGTGCGGCGAGCAGTTCCAGGGTGGCCCGGAACTGCGGGGTCAATCGTCCGTCCGGGGTGGCGAGTCCGAGGGCGGCGAACCGGTCCATCGCTCGCCGCTCCCGCTCGGCGGCGAACTCCCTGGTCATGTAGGCGTGTTCGGGGCTCACCACGACGGGGAGGCTGGTCAGGCCGGTGTAGTTCCAGGCGGCGAAGAACGCCGGTCGCGGCATCCGGACCGGTCTGTCGATGATCGTCATCGGCGTGGGTCAGCCTCCGATGGTGGGCGGGGTCGGCGGCAGGCCGGTGCGCGGGTCGCGCAGCCGGCCGTCCTCGTCGTCGGTGAGGTCGAACGCGGAATCGTCGTCCAGCCCGTACTTGCGCTGGTGTTCCTTGTCCTCCTCGCCTTTCCCGCCCTTGCCGCCGCCAGCCATGCCGCCCATCCCGGGCGTTCCCTTGGCACCGGCCGCGCCTCGGGCCGCGGCCGAGTTCGCGCCTCCGCGGGCCACCGGTTCTTCTCCGGCACCGGAACCCGCGCCCGGTCCGGCCGAACCGCCGGCTCGGCCGCCCGTGCTTCCGCCGGGATTGCCCGGGCCGCTCCCAGGCAGTCCGCCGGTGGGTCCGAAGCCGCCCGTGGGTCCGAAGCCCGCGACGAACCCCGGCGACGGGTTGCCGCCGTTGGCGCCGGTGCCGGTGTTCGGCAGCGTGGGAGGTGCCCAGCTCGGGCTGTTCGGGCGCTCGTATGCCGGCGGTGTCCATCCGGCTGTGGTCGTCCCGTCGCCGGGTCCGCCTCCGGGCTGGTAGCGCGGCAGCCCCGCCGGGTCCCTGGCCGGCGGCTGGTACTGCACCGAAGCTGGCGGCGGAGGAGGGGGCGCGAACGACTGCGCCGGCCCGCTGGAGCCAGGCGCTGCCACGGGCGGCTGGTGGCCGCCGCTGCGCGGGTGAGGATTGTCCGGGCCTGCCCTGTGGTCCACCGGCTCCTTGGGTTGCGAGCTGATGTCGACGTTGCCGTCGCCGAAGTCCTGCAGCTGCCCGTAGTCGATCTTCAAGCCTTGGCCCGCGGACTTCGCGGTGTCCGCGTACGTGTTGTATTTGTCGAGATTCTGTTGCGCGATCTCGTTGTACTGGTTGATTTTCGCTTCGGTGTCGGTGGTCCGCCAGAACTGTGCCTCGTCCAGGAACGTCCGGTGCGGCGGAGTCTCGGGCATCGGCCGCAGCGCCGCCTTCAGCTGGTCGAACCCGTGCGCCAGGCCGCTGGCGTTCTGCGAGTTCGCGGTGAAGGTCTGCGACGCGGCCTGTGACACGTCGGCCAGCGGCTTGATCCGCGCCTGCGCGGCGTCCGCGCCGCCGCCGGTCCAGGACGATTCCATGCCCGACATCAGCTGCTGCACGCGGCCGCTGACCTGCGCGTGCTGCTCGGCCAGTTCCGCGGCCTGGTCGGCGCCGCCGTGCCAGTCCGGCGCGCCCTTGCTCGCCATGATCTGCTTGACCAGCTCGGATTGGGGCACGGCCTGCTCGCCGAGGTTGCCCTCGAACAGGTCGCCGAACCATCCGCCGACGTCGCCGGCCCGGTCCCCGACCCATTCGACGGCGCCTTCGACGGCGTGCCCGACGGCTTTCGCCGCGTCGCCCAGGACATCGAAGATCGACATCACGAACCCGCTTTGTGCTTCAGATTCGTCATCACCCGCTGGGCGGCGACGTTCGCCACGTAGCAGGGGTCGACGGTTCCCTTCTTCGCTGCGCTGAGGCCGATGGAGACGTCCACGGTCCGCTGGTCGTTGATCCCGATGGTGACCTGGCAGAACTCGTCGGGGGAGTCGCTGCTCTGCGTCACGTGCGCGACCGACGGGAACCCGAGCACCTCGGATTCCTTCCACACCACCGACTTCGGCTTGGTGTTCGCGTACCACGAGCTGAGCCCGTCGTCGCTTTTGGTGTCGTAGGCGACGTCGACGTAGGAACCCTTGACGCTGTTGATCCACGTGCAGCTCGGGCCCAGGCTGGACTTGGTGTCGGGCGAGCCCTGCGGGGCCTGGCCGATGATCTCGTTCAACTGCGCCGCGGTGAGACCGCCGTCGCAAGGCGAACCGTCCAGGATCGTCGACGGCAACGGGTTCGCAACCTTCGGCGCGCCGCTGTGCGGCAGCGCGGCCGACGCGGACGTGCTCGCCGGTGCACCAGCGGACGTCGGGAGGCCGGAACCGGAATTGCCGGGGGAACTGCAGCCGGCCGCGACTGCGGCGAGCACGACCAGCCCGGCTGACTGCACGAGCGTGCGCGAAGCCATCAGGCGAGTCCTCCGCCCGAGTTCGCGGCGTTCTGCACCGCTCCCGCCGCGTCGCCGTCGCCGCTCTGGGTGATGTGCAGGGCCTTCTCCAGCCGTTCGATCAGCGTCGAGACGTAGTCGCGTTCACGCTGAATGTGCCCCAAGCCGTGGCCGAACGCGCTGGCACCCGCGCCTGATCCGGAAAGAAGCGCGTTGTAGCCCTTGCTGGCAGGGTCCTCGGCAGGCGGGTTCAGATGCGTGAGACGTTCCGCCTTGGGGATCATCTTCGCCAGATCGTCGCGGATGCCGCGCGCCAGGTTCAGCATGCTCATCGCCTCATCATGGCTGAGGCTGAAACCCTGCCCGCCCGAACCCGGACCACCGCCCGCAGCAGCCCCGCCTCCGCCACCCGGCGAGTCCCCGATGTTGAACATCAGGCCGTCAAGCCAGCTGCCTGCTTTCGACGCAGGTTGACCCACGATGCGCACCCCTCAAGCGACAAGTCACCACCACGGTGGGGCAGCCAGCGCGAGAGCTCCCCAACAGTCACTGTAATCGATCAGTAACGCCAAGGTGTGAAAACCGCCTACTTGGTCGCTGACCAGCGGATCTCTGCAGTGGCAAAGGACTCGGCGCTGGCTACACGCCGATTGAGGCGCTGATTCGTGATCATCAGTCGCGGTAGCGGTGTCGAACCGTTCGGCCACACGTTCTCCGGAGAACGTCTCGGCACTGCCCACGTGCCCCGCAGGACTCGATCAACTGGAGAACAACCACATCTTGGACAATGTCCGGCAGCGATCCCATGAGTCGGTGGCGGGGCCGCGGTCGCCGAAGCTGGCATCCCTCAGGCGTGGCTGGCGAACTTCAGCGCTGCGCTGGCTGTTGGACGAGGTCGGAGCGTGAAGCTCAGGCGCTCGCGTCTTCGAGCAACTCCTCCGACACTGGAACTGGTCGTTTCCATGGAGGGGCTGCGCTCAGGGGTGGTGTGCCCACCCAATCGCCTGTGACTTTGTCCTTGGGAGCCGTCCCGAGCAGCGCTCGGAAGCCGGTTTCGGTGGCGCATTCACGGACGAGCTTAGCCATGTAAGCTCGCGTGTATCCGTAGTCTCCATGCCGTTCGTCGAACAGGCAGTACCTCTCGTCCGTCTTCTCCGGATGGACATCGCCGGTCAGGGGCCGCACTCCCAGCTCTTTCCAGGATTTGGCGAAGAGAGCCGTGTTGAAGCGGAAAGGAATCTGTTCCTGCACCTCTCGGGCGGTGTCTGTCGGCTTCAAGAGTCCATGTCCGATGACGGGACGCTTTTGCTCCCGGACGACGACGTAACCCTTCTTTCCCATGGACTCGACGGCCACGCGTTGTTCCTCCGAGAGGTCGTCGTATCGGGTGAACTGCACTGCGAGGGCATCTGGATCTTTCGGGGCGAGTTCTTGAAGGATTCGTAATCGGAAGTCGTACCTAGGGTCGTGTGCAGTCGTCTCGTCGAGACCGGCATCGTAATCGGCGATGAATGTCCGCAGGGCGGCCGGAAGCCGGGACCGCAGCCGTCGGAGCGTCCGCTCGCCCTCGTCGGTGAAGCTCCCGATGAAGATGGGGAAGCGCAAGCGGGTGGCCATGGATGTCTCGACGCCGAACTCGCGGGTGAGTTCTTCCTCGTAGTTCACCAGGAGGGCCTGGCTTTGGCCCCCGACGGCCGCAGTGAGAGCGTCTTGCTGGCGGGCGTACCGGTGCTCGATCTTGTTGCGCAACCCGATGAAGAAGCCGAGGTTGGCGCGGACCGGGTCCTTCTCGTCCGGCCATCGGTGCCGGACGCAGGTCGCCAGGTCCCATCGCTTCGGCTCGCCGTCGATTCGCTCGACGCGCCGGACCCGTCCTTGAGAGCGCCAATAACGGAAGTCGACGCCAGCTCGGGTCATTTCTCCGTGTAGCAGGTAGAGCCAGGCCAGGTGCATGTGGACGACGAACCCTTCGAACGACCGGGTCTCCGCTGGGTCGTTGTACAGGCGCACAGCCAGCTGGGCTTCGTCCCGGGAGGCGTCGACCATGTGCATGAATCGTGGTCGCGGTGCCATGCTCTCCACCCCCGCAAAGGTCAGTCAGCCGTACAGATGCAGCCACACGCGTGAGCGCGGCCGTCGTGCCGGCGGCTTCATGGTGCTCGACGGAGTCACCCGTCAGGGCCCATCCAGCGAAGTGTCGACGCGTCGTCTGTGCCTGTTCACAAGGTCGGACCTCCCGAGGGCAGTGTTACGTGTTTACGAGTCAAGAAACCGGCACCGTGCCAGTTCGTGATTGCCTCAACTGGTCGCTCCGGCTCTGCGACTGCGCTCGTGGACGAGGGTTCCTAGTCCAGTTTCCGTCCCTGCGTGGCTGCGGCTGGCTCAGGGGCGACACGCTGAGGTATTCGACGAGGAGATCGTGAAGAACGAGCTGCAAGTGGAGTGCCCTGCAAGATCCAAGGGGCCGCGGGTGGCGGGCGGGTTTTGTCCTCAGCCGGAGTTCGGGGTATACGGGTGGTACGTCTGGCTGGAGCTGCTGGGCGGCCGGGATGGTCGTCGGCGTCGGTCTCGCGAGCAGCCGGGTGGTGTTGTCGATCCTGACCGACGCCGCCGACCCCGCTCTTCGAGCTATCGCATATCCGGAGCCGGATCCTGGCTGCCAAGCCGTGGCGCCGTTGCCAGGGGCTCCGAATCTCATTGGTGGCCAATTCCGTGCAGTCGCTGCGACAGCGACCCAGTCATGTCTCATGTGGCAAGCGCAAGAACGTATGCAGTCAGCTGCGCAGGTGTTCGAGGGGTCAGCCTTGTCGCGGATCTGCGCTGTTCGGGCTTGAATTTTTCTTCTTCTCAAGCCGGGCGGCTTTCCTGCGCTCGAGCCGTGCGGGTGATTGGAACACCTCGGAGAGAACCTCGTCCATCAAGCCGAGGGTCTCCTCTGCTTCTTCCTTCTCGACCGGGTCGACGAAGTCGCCATGCGCCATGTCGTTCCCCAGATGCCGGATCTCATGGGCGATCTCCCGCACGTGTGCGCGGATGTGGCCGTCCGCATGAAGTTTGTCGATCTTGGCGACAAGGTTTCCGGACGTTATTCCTTTCGCCTTCGCGGTTGCTTCCACAACGGCGCGTGCCAGTGAAACCGCAGCTCGGCCGGCGTTGATGCTGAGGCATTCCTGCGCCTCGCTGGCTGCTCCTGCTATGTGGTCTGGGACATCATCGTAGGTCTTTCCAACGCCGACTCGTGGCAACCACGAGAGACGCTCGTCAAGGCCGTTCATTCTTTCGACTACTTCGGTTGGAAACTTTGGTCCGAGTTCGCGCTCTATCTCCATCCATGCGACCGACAGCTTGCCGCAGTAGTCGCAGGTATATGAGTTCATGAGCAGGCTGGGAGCTTGGAACCAATCGCCGTGGATCAACCTAGGTGTGTCGTTCGACCTCATGTTTGCCCAGCGTTCGCACCAGCCGCACGTTGTACTCGCCATGCGCAGAGATTACCTGGACGCGCAGGGGGATCTTCCGCATGTGCCGGGTCTCGTTCGTCGTCGGCCGGGTAGTCCGAGCTGTCGCGTGTCGTTAAGCGGTCCGAGAGTTTTGCCATCGCGCGTGGCGAAGCTGTCGAGTGCCAGGTTGGTGCTGAATTCATGAGCTGGTTCTTGCCATATACATTCCGCGCCGGGATTGAGTCAGAAATTTCCTATCAATTCGCAAGGAAACCCCCGCAGAGCAACTCGCCTACGCAGAGCTGGAAGAGAACGAGGAAGACCTGACGAACCTGCGGAATTGGCTGGCGAAGGCCATCGAGTGAGACATGCTCAGCGCGCCGGACCGCGGATGCGCGGATACCCTACGGGTCCTGGAGCAGTGCGAACAGTCGCTGGAGGAGTACGTGGTAAAGGTCTACGCCGAGGACGCTGACGGTCGCTGAAGGGCAACTTCGGTGGGGCGGCGGATCCGGTGACCACGCCGCAGAGCACCTCCAGCAGTCGCGGTTCGGCACGGGACTCGGCCGCGTAGTCCGCAGCGCTCGCTCGGCCGATGCGCACGGGCCGCGTAAAGTTCACGGCCCCTGCCGATTCGCCCCAGCGTCTGTCCTTGGACGGAGAAAGCGGTCGATGCAGGGCCGCAACGTCGAACAACCGACTCCGTTTATCACGTGCGGGGTCCGAACTGACAGTGCGTCGTCGAAGAGATGCGTCGCGCCGGGTAGTGGTCACTTCAAGCGGACGCCTGTACGGCCCAACTCCTGCCGGGGAGGCAGGGAGGAGGTCTTCCGACCTTCCGGTTGTAACGATCCGGCGTGCTTGGCCGCGAAGTGGATCAGCCTCGTCGTGGATTCCTCTTCGGTGAGAGCGACTTTGGCGAGTTCGGCGATGGCGCGGGTGTAGTAGCCGGACCGGTCGTGAACGAAGGAACCCGAGAGCACATGGTTGATGCAGACGACGGGCCGGTACAGCTCGTAAAGAGTCCAGCCGCTGGACAAGGCAGGGTGGCGGTTGATGCCGGAGGGCACGACTCGGACAGTGACGTTGGTGCACTTCTGGTTGAGCCTGGCCAGATGCCATAACTGCGCGGCTGTGGTCCTGGCCGACGCGACGAGGCCGTGAACGACCAGTTCGCCGATGTACGCGGTGACAGGCTTGGCCTTCGGTCCGGTGAGCATGTTTTCTCGGAGCTTGCGCAACTCGGCCAGTTTGGTGGTGCGGTCAGGGCTGCGGCCAAGGGCCCGAAGTACGTCGCAGGCATATTCGGGCAACTGCAGCAGATCAGGAACAAGCATGGGCTCCCAGACGGTTGCCGATTTGGCCGCCCATTCCACATCGAGCAGGGTGGCGAGATGGTGAGGCACGGGCTGGTCCCCTGCGATCACCACGCCTGCGGTGAGGCTTCGGGCGAGGTTCAAGATCCGCTTTTTGTCCTCGCCGACGATTCCGAGCGCGCCTAGATAGCCCGCCGCGTCCTCTGATGACGGGGTGCGCTGGCCACGCTCCCAGTTCGAGATCAGCGAGGGATTGGTGCCGATCCGGCGGGACAGTTCGCGGAGTCCCCATTTGGCCTCGACGCGCAGGCGGTGCAGAGCCGCACCGAGGATCATGATCCGCGGTTGGTCTGTGGTGTGCTCGTATTTGCTGGGCGGTATCACGCTTAATTTCTTCTCGCCATGGCCTCGTCATCGATGACCGTCAGCACGGCGGGCGATCCTCGGTGCCGACGGGGTGTGAGAACTGCAAGGTTTGTGAGCCTGCTCGCGCAGCAGGTCGCGGTACGTGCGGGCCCACAGGTGCGTACCACGGAGCACGACATATCGGCACATCCCGATCTGCAGGCCCTGTGGGAAACAAGGCCGCCCGTGTCCGGATGCGACCTCTTTTTCGTACGCGGGCGCCCATGCCGCCAACTCGTCGTCGCGCGTTTCAGCTGTGATCCCGGAGGCCCCCGGATCTTTCTCAAACCACTCTCCTGCGTACCTGCCTAGTACTAGGTCCTCTTCGGAGAAGGCTGAATCGAGGTATTCGCGGATCCGGTGATGTGCATGTTCGGCTGGGCTCCGGACTTGGTGCATGGCGCCCGGGCCGGCGGTGAGCAGAGGCAATGCCAGTTCGGAGACTTCCTGCAGAGCCTGGTTCGCTGCGGCGGTGGCAACGCAGGGGATTGCCCACCAAGCAGTCCGGTCCGGCAGCATTTCCTCTACGGCGCACGCTGTCAGTACGCCGGTGTCCAGGCGCAGTGTCACTGCAACGCCGCGCGCGTTTAGCCGACCTGGGAGGTGCAGATACAGGCTCGTCGGCATGGACTCGTCCAGCAATTGGACCCGTGCTTCAGTCGGAGGGCGTTCGCTGTCCAGCCGCCGCGGGCCTTTGCCGCCTAGATCGTGGGCGGCATCGTCTCCGGCGACCAGGTCCGCGGCGACGTCGAAGTCTCGTGTGGTGCCGGTGTGCGGGATGAAGGCGGTCTCATCTAGGGAGGAAATCAGGGCCACCCGCCATCCGCCAGGGTGCGGACCACCGGGCGGATCACTGTCGGCGAACCACATCCGCCACGTGCGCCCACTGTTGTCGTTCGTTTCGTAGACGAATCCGGCAGCGTCGTAGAGTCGCTTCCAAACTGGAAGCTCGGTTTGCCCGATCACGACAGGGCCCGGTGGCCCACGAGTGTTGCATCTGAGGCCGCACGGTCGTTCGTAGTCAAATCCGACGAGTGTTTATGTTGCATTTTGTGAGGTTGTGCCTTTCGGTGGTCAGAACCGTCGTGTTCCATCCGGTTGCTGTGTTGGTTGTGTGCGTCCATACTGATGTTGTCGTCTGTGTCGACTCGGAGAGGCGGTAGATTCGGCATTCGCAATCGATTGATGGCTCGGT
Encoded here:
- a CDS encoding ESX secretion-associated protein EspG, giving the protein MTIIDRPVRMPRPAFFAAWNYTGLTSLPVVVSPEHAYMTREFAAERERRAMDRFAALGLATPDGRLTPQFRATLELLAAPARECYSWTAFTHRPHDDGAFFVAAAGRDAVRLITDHQSIQLDPIPPRNLATALVEALPEHPPARTATLRIPTTYLDDTDVDPLSEMSGHADNMRHLLRSERTAVHKLHAAVGHGADRIHSTALTVYDLTRAGRVLAFTNDTPYGGLEATVCSGNRTNLVDALNLTLNGLA
- a CDS encoding DUF3558 domain-containing protein, which codes for MASRTLVQSAGLVVLAAVAAGCSSPGNSGSGLPTSAGAPASTSASAALPHSGAPKVANPLPSTILDGSPCDGGLTAAQLNEIIGQAPQGSPDTKSSLGPSCTWINSVKGSYVDVAYDTKSDDGLSSWYANTKPKSVVWKESEVLGFPSVAHVTQSSDSPDEFCQVTIGINDQRTVDVSIGLSAAKKGTVDPCYVANVAAQRVMTNLKHKAGS
- a CDS encoding DUF3644 domain-containing protein produces the protein MVDASRDEAQLAVRLYNDPAETRSFEGFVVHMHLAWLYLLHGEMTRAGVDFRYWRSQGRVRRVERIDGEPKRWDLATCVRHRWPDEKDPVRANLGFFIGLRNKIEHRYARQQDALTAAVGGQSQALLVNYEEELTREFGVETSMATRLRFPIFIGSFTDEGERTLRRLRSRLPAALRTFIADYDAGLDETTAHDPRYDFRLRILQELAPKDPDALAVQFTRYDDLSEEQRVAVESMGKKGYVVVREQKRPVIGHGLLKPTDTAREVQEQIPFRFNTALFAKSWKELGVRPLTGDVHPEKTDERYCLFDERHGDYGYTRAYMAKLVRECATETGFRALLGTAPKDKVTGDWVGTPPLSAAPPWKRPVPVSEELLEDASA
- a CDS encoding DUF4145 domain-containing protein, with the translated sequence MRSNDTPRLIHGDWFQAPSLLMNSYTCDYCGKLSVAWMEIERELGPKFPTEVVERMNGLDERLSWLPRVGVGKTYDDVPDHIAGAASEAQECLSINAGRAAVSLARAVVEATAKAKGITSGNLVAKIDKLHADGHIRAHVREIAHEIRHLGNDMAHGDFVDPVEKEEAEETLGLMDEVLSEVFQSPARLERRKAARLEKKKNSSPNSADPRQG
- a CDS encoding Chromate resistance protein ChrB: MRKETPAEQLAYAELEENEEDLTNLRNWLAKAIE
- a CDS encoding helix-turn-helix domain-containing protein, whose amino-acid sequence is MILGAALHRLRVEAKWGLRELSRRIGTNPSLISNWERGQRTPSSEDAAGYLGALGIVGEDKKRILNLARSLTAGVVIAGDQPVPHHLATLLDVEWAAKSATVWEPMLVPDLLQLPEYACDVLRALGRSPDRTTKLAELRKLRENMLTGPKAKPVTAYIGELVVHGLVASARTTAAQLWHLARLNQKCTNVTVRVVPSGINRHPALSSGWTLYELYRPVVCINHVLSGSFVHDRSGYYTRAIAELAKVALTEEESTTRLIHFAAKHAGSLQPEGRKTSSLPPRQELGRTGVRLK